The following is a genomic window from Chitinophaga caseinilytica.
CTTCATACTCGATCTCCACGTCGTACCAACGCGCCAACTGGCGCATCACGGCGTAAAGGCTGGTTTGGTCGAAAGAAAAATATCCGTTTTTCCACGCCATCACGGCGTCTGTGTTCACTTCATGCTGTACCTTGATCTCCCCTTCCCCGTTCACGATCGATTGCTCGCCGGGCCGGAGCCTCCGTTGCTGGCCGCCTGCCGAAATCTCCACGCTCCCTTCCAGCAGCGTGGTTTCCATGGCCGCCTCGTCTTCATACGCCTGCACGTTGAAATGCGTGCCCAGCACCCGTACTTCCATTCCGCGGCTCATCACCACAAAGGGTATCCCATCCTGTTTCGCCACTTCGAAATACGCTTCCCCGCTGATCTCCACCCGCCTTTCCGCACCGGTGAACGCCGCCGGGAACCGGATCGATGACGCCGCGTTCAGCCACACGGCCGAACCGTCTGCCAGCAGCAGCCGGAACTGTTTGCCTCGGGGCGTTTGCACGGTATTGAACACCACATCCTTCCCGCGATTTTCCTTCCCGTCATACCGTAACCCGCCACTGCCCTGGATCACGGCCATTCCGCCCTGCACCGCCAGCGTACCCGCGCCGGCACTGTCCAGCACAATACGGTCGCCGTTGCCCAGCGTCAGTATCGCGCCGTGGGTGCCGGGCAGGATGTCGCGCCCGGATTGGGTGGCTATATGTTGAGAGTAGCTTTGATCGGCAGACCGCCGGCTGATGAAGAGCCACGCCGCCAAGCCCAATACGAGCAGCACTGCGGCCGCAGCGGCCAGGCGTTTCCAGGATTGCCGGCGGATGGGGATCTCCTGTCGTATGGCAGGACTGATCGCTTCGGCTTCTTCCATCAACTGGCGGTATTTATCGCTCCAGTCGAGGTGCGAACCGGCGCTGCTTTGCTTCGCATCGTCCCAGTTCCGGCGCATAACGGCCGACAGTCCGGGCAAATCGTCGCCATGCTCCGCCATGCGCAGCATTTCGTCCAGTTCCTCCCGCGAGATCGTTCCGCTGAGGTACCGGCTACAGAGCAATTCCCATTTACTGTGTTCCTGATCGTTCATGCAAATGTTGGATAGGCAGCGTTTGCGGCTGTCAATGAAGTAAGACGGATAAAAAAACGGGAGTAACTAGTGGATGCGGAAATATTTTTTTATACCCTGCCCAGGAAGAGGATCAGCAGGGCCAGGTCCATTTCCCTGGACAGGTAGCTGCGGATGAACCGCTGCGCCGCTACGATGTGGTTGTTGACGGTGGAACGGGATATCTGTAATTGGGTGGCGATCTGGTCGTGGCTCATGTCGGATTCGCGGCTGAGCTGGTATACTTTTCGCGCCTGCGGCGGAAGCAATTCCACCGCCCTGCGCAATTTCCCTTCGAATTCGCGTTGCTGCAACTGCATATCCGGCCGCTCCCCGGCAGCCGCCTGGATGTCGTCCCAGAGGAGCTCGCGGAGGGCGCTGTCTTTGGCCGCTGCGCGCAGAAAGTCGATGGATTTGTTGTGCGCCACCCTGAAAAGGAACGCGTCGAAATTGCGGACCTGCACCAGCAGTTCGCGCCCCAGCCATATTTTCATGAAAACGTCGAGCACCAGCTCTTCGGCCACCTGCTCCGACCGGATGAATTTCGAAACGAACGCGAAAAGCCGTCCGCGGTATTCGTCAAATAATTCCCTGAATGCAGGCTCGTCGCCTCCTGCAATCTTCCGCAGAATCAATTGTTCATCGTATAGCTTGTTGGCTTGCAAGGAGAAATAAATTATCGCTTGGTTGACTGTTGATATACTACCCCTGTACCATCAAACGTAAAAATAAAAGCGAATACTACCAAATTAAAGTCAGACATAATTTTCATATTCCCGCACCGGCACACTGGCGGTAAGCATTTCGTATTCCGCTTCGTTGAACCGCGGCGCTTCCGCGGCCGCGTCCTCCAATTGTTCGATCGTTCGCAAACCCGCCACCGCACTCGTTACCGCGGGATGCATGAGCACGAATTTCATGGCGGATTGCGCGGGCGTACGGTGTTTGCCGGACACTTCTACAATTGCGGCCTGCGCATTTTCCACTTCCTTTTTCGAAAGGTGGAGATAGTCGACGGCGGGCTTCCCCGCCAGCAAACCCTTTGCCAGACTGCCGCGGGCCAATACGCCGATGTTATGGTGCTCGAGAACGGGAAGACAGGAAACTTCGGGCCGGCGGTCGAGCAGGCTGTATTGCATCATCACGCTTACGATGTTGCTGCGTTTCGCATATTCGCGGATCACGTTGGGGCGGATCGAAGAAATGCCGTAATGGCGGATTTTCCCTTGTTGTTTCAGCAGCTCGAACGCTTCGATGGTTTCATCGATCGGGTCATCCATCGTTCCGCCGTGCAACTGGTACAGGTCGATGTAATCGGTTTGCAGGCGCTGCAGGCTTTTGTCCGCACACGCCAGGATGTACTCCTTCCGCGGGTTCCAGTCCCACCCCGACCCGTCGGCCCGCCATTGGTTGCCGGCTTTGGTGGCGATGATGACGTCTTTCCGTTTTTCCTTCAGCGCCTTGCCGACGGTGCTTTCGTTGAAGCCCTTGTCGTACAGGTCTGCCGTATCGAAAAAGTTGATGCCCAGTTCCAGGGCGCGATGGAGGATGCGCGCGTTGGCGGCATCGTCCATCCCGAGCGACATACATCCGAAAGACACTTCACTGATGCGCAGCCCGCTGCTGCCGAGGTTCGCGTAGTTCATACTTCTAATATACGATAATCTCGTCCGTGAACAGGAAACCCTTCTGCACCGGTGCTATCACGCGGATGTAGCGGCCGTGCCTTCCGCTGAGGTTGAATTTAAAATCCTTGAAGATGAGTTTTTCGTGCGTGGGCGGTACGTCGTTTTCCATGGTGACCGTTGCCGTCAACGCCAACTCGCGCACGTCATCAGCTATCTGCACCTGCACATGCGGCGGCATGTACACGCCGGGGCCGGTGAGTTGCATGAACCCGATGGAAAGGCTTTCCAGCGGCTGCGATTCGCCGAGGTCGATGGTTACGTCTACCCCTTTGCCCAGGAACCCC
Proteins encoded in this region:
- a CDS encoding FecR family protein; its protein translation is MNDQEHSKWELLCSRYLSGTISREELDEMLRMAEHGDDLPGLSAVMRRNWDDAKQSSAGSHLDWSDKYRQLMEEAEAISPAIRQEIPIRRQSWKRLAAAAAVLLVLGLAAWLFISRRSADQSYSQHIATQSGRDILPGTHGAILTLGNGDRIVLDSAGAGTLAVQGGMAVIQGSGGLRYDGKENRGKDVVFNTVQTPRGKQFRLLLADGSAVWLNAASSIRFPAAFTGAERRVEISGEAYFEVAKQDGIPFVVMSRGMEVRVLGTHFNVQAYEDEAAMETTLLEGSVEISAGGQQRRLRPGEQSIVNGEGEIKVQHEVNTDAVMAWKNGYFSFDQTSLYAVMRQLARWYDVEIEYEGRIPDRRFGGDISRNSKASEVLRILEASNVHFRIEDKKIIVMP
- a CDS encoding RNA polymerase sigma-70 factor, with translation MQANKLYDEQLILRKIAGGDEPAFRELFDEYRGRLFAFVSKFIRSEQVAEELVLDVFMKIWLGRELLVQVRNFDAFLFRVAHNKSIDFLRAAAKDSALRELLWDDIQAAAGERPDMQLQQREFEGKLRRAVELLPPQARKVYQLSRESDMSHDQIATQLQISRSTVNNHIVAAQRFIRSYLSREMDLALLILFLGRV
- a CDS encoding aldo/keto reductase, whose translation is MNYANLGSSGLRISEVSFGCMSLGMDDAANARILHRALELGINFFDTADLYDKGFNESTVGKALKEKRKDVIIATKAGNQWRADGSGWDWNPRKEYILACADKSLQRLQTDYIDLYQLHGGTMDDPIDETIEAFELLKQQGKIRHYGISSIRPNVIREYAKRSNIVSVMMQYSLLDRRPEVSCLPVLEHHNIGVLARGSLAKGLLAGKPAVDYLHLSKKEVENAQAAIVEVSGKHRTPAQSAMKFVLMHPAVTSAVAGLRTIEQLEDAAAEAPRFNEAEYEMLTASVPVREYENYV